One window from the genome of Rhodovastum atsumiense encodes:
- a CDS encoding ParA family protein has product MHVIVVASQKGGVGKTTLAAHLAVHADRNGTRTALIDTDPQGGLAGWWNARAAETPSFFRVDGPLQSALDGLQAAGFGAVIIDTPPAITASIAATIAVADLVLVPAKPSPQDLRAVGATVDLVRAEGRQMLFVVNMCIQRARLNEDARAALSEHGPVAPGLLFNRVAYVNAMIDGRTAGEVEPRGEAAREISELWAFLAGAMAGREMRHVAAAG; this is encoded by the coding sequence ATGCATGTGATTGTCGTCGCAAGCCAGAAAGGTGGCGTGGGAAAGACCACGCTTGCTGCGCATCTGGCTGTCCATGCTGACCGCAATGGCACGCGCACCGCGCTGATAGACACCGACCCGCAGGGCGGATTGGCGGGCTGGTGGAATGCCCGCGCCGCCGAGACGCCCTCTTTTTTCAGGGTGGACGGGCCTCTCCAATCCGCCCTGGACGGTCTGCAGGCTGCCGGCTTCGGAGCGGTGATCATCGACACCCCGCCGGCCATTACCGCCTCGATCGCCGCCACAATCGCCGTCGCAGACCTGGTGCTCGTGCCGGCAAAACCGAGTCCGCAGGATCTGCGCGCCGTTGGCGCGACGGTTGATTTGGTTCGCGCGGAAGGTCGGCAGATGCTGTTCGTGGTCAACATGTGCATCCAGCGCGCCCGGCTGAACGAAGACGCAAGAGCGGCGCTCAGCGAGCATGGGCCGGTCGCCCCCGGCCTCCTGTTCAACCGGGTGGCCTACGTCAATGCCATGATTGATGGACGGACGGCAGGGGAGGTGGAGCCACGGGGGGAGGCAGCCCGTGAAATCTCCGAGCTATGGGCGTTCCTGGCGGGAGCAATGGCAGGGAGGGAGATGCGTCATGTCGCAGCCGCCGGCTAG